The following are from one region of the Aspergillus luchuensis IFO 4308 DNA, chromosome 4, nearly complete sequence genome:
- a CDS encoding putative ABC multidrug transporter (COG:Q;~EggNog:ENOG410PVXX;~InterPro:IPR034001,IPR043926,IPR027417,IPR003593, IPR010929,IPR017871,IPR034003,IPR003439,IPR013525;~PFAM:PF01061,PF06422,PF00005,PF12698;~TransMembrane:13 (o412-433i440-456o485-511i523-544o556-574i659-681o1058-1077i1089-1108o1128-1161i1173-1193o1199-1221i1233-1253o1327-1346i);~go_component: GO:0016020 - membrane [Evidence IEA];~go_component: GO:0016021 - integral component of membrane [Evidence IEA];~go_function: GO:0005524 - ATP binding [Evidence IEA];~go_function: GO:0016887 - ATPase activity [Evidence IEA];~go_function: GO:0042626 - ATPase-coupled transmembrane transporter activity [Evidence IEA];~go_process: GO:0055085 - transmembrane transport [Evidence IEA]), whose amino-acid sequence MDTSSSSETVDIEPGNSSIPKQLTLTWRNVSVNVTAPDAALGDTLLSVADPRQILGWFSRSQRPKRTILKDISGQLRPGEMLLVLGRPGSGCTSFLRVISNDREAFDEVVGETRYGSMDHKQAKKYRQQIMFNNEDDVHFPTLTVNRTMKFALRNKVPRERPDHLHDRKDYVQEKRDGILESLGIPHTKKTLVGNEFIRGVSGGERKRVSLAEVMAGQSPVQFWDNPTRGLDSKTAVEFARMLRREANENQKTIMATMYQAGNGIYDEFDKILVLAEGLVTYYGPRALARGYFEDMGFICPKGANIADFLTSVTVVTERTVAPGMEEKVPNSPAEFEARYRQSAIYSQMMNDIQPPEKLVNEDENLALAVAMEKRKQHVPRPQSVYTTGLWDQILSCTLRQFQILAGDKLSIAIKVVSAILQALVCGSLFYNLKLDSSSIFLRPGALFFPVLYFLLETMSETTGSFMGRPILSRQKRFGFYRPTAFAIANAITDIPIVLVQVSCFSLILYFMSAMQMDAGRFFTYWIIIIVQTLCFMQMFRAIGALCKQFGNASKMTGFLSTVFFVYGGYLIPFEKMHVWFRWIFYLNPGAYAFEALMANEFTGLELDCVEPDYIPYGSGYPSGSSPYRGCTVKGSNSEGIIDGAAYIKEQYNYTYHHVWRSFGIIIGFWAFFIFLTAIGFELRNSSAGSSVLLYKRGAKSKKPDEESNVSAKSEGTVLAQSGKQSTFTWSNLDYHVPFHGQKKQLLDQVFGYVKPGNLVALMGCSGAGKTTLLDVLAQRKDSGEIYGSILIDGRPQGISFQRTTGYCEQMDVHEGTATVREALVFSALLRQPDSVPREEKIAYVDHIIDLLELGDIRDALIGVPGAGLSIEQRKRVTLGVELVAKPTLLFLDEPTSGLDGQSAYNIIRFLRKLVDSGQAVLCTIHQPSAVLFDAFDSLVLLAKGGKMTYFGETGEESHKVLEYFAKNGAPCPPDMNPAEHIVEVIQGNTEKPIDWVDVWSRSEERERALAELEALNKEGQSHADYVEDQSNFATPVWFQFKMVLHRLMVQLWRSPDYMWNKIILHVFAALFSGFTFWKMGDGTFALQLRLFAIFNFIFVAPGCINQMQPFFLHNRDIFETREKKSKTYHWIAFIGAQAVSEIPYLIICATLYFACWYFVAGLPVDAYISGHMYLQMIFYEFLYTSIGQAIAAYAPNEYFAAIMNPILIGAGMIAFCGVVVPYESITPFWRYWMYYLDPFTYLVGGLLGEVLWDVKVQCEPSEFIQFNAPSGQTCGQYMAEFISEQTGYLLDANATDTCSFCQYSMGSDYAKTFNLKEKYYSWRDTGITALFCITSYGLVFLMMKLRSKKTKSARSE is encoded by the exons ATGGAcacttcatcatcctcagaGACCGTGGACATTGAGCCCGGAAACTCCTCTATTCCAAAACAGCTGACGCTCACGTGGCGAAATGTTAGCGTGAATGTCACAGCCCCCGATGCCGCCCTAGGCGATACACTATTGTCAGTGGCCGATCCACGGCAAATTTTGGGGTGGTTTAGCAGGAGTCAAAGGCCAAAGAGG ACCATCCTCAAGGACATCTCTGGCCAACTCCGTCCAGGAGAGATG TTGCTCGTTCTGGGACGTCCAGGTTCAGGGTGTACATCATTCCTTCGCGTAATCTCCAATGATCGCGAAGCTTTCGACGAAGTTGTCGGCGAGACTCGATATGGAAGCATGGACCACAAACAGGCGAAGAAGTACCGGCAGCAGATCATGTTCAACAATGAAGACGATGTGCATTTCCCCACGTTGACCGTTAATCGGACGATGAAATTTGCTCTTCGAAACAAGGTTCCCAGGGAACGACCCGACCATCTGCATGACCGAAAGGACTACGTCCaggagaaaagagacggTATTCTAGAATCTCTCGGAATTCCGCACACAAAGAAGACATTGGTTGGTAACGAGTTCATCCGTGGTGTATCTGGTGGTGAGCGGAAGCGTGTCTCCTTGGCAGAAGTGATGGCTGGACAG AGTCCTGTTCAATTCTGGGATAACCCAACTCGCGGTCTGGATTCCAAAACAGCGGTTGAGTTTGCTCGCATGCTGCGACGCGAGGCCAACGAAAACCAGAAGACAATAATGGCTACCATGTACCAAGCTGGAAATGGTATTTACGATGAATTCGACAAGATCCTTGTCCTAGCGGAAGGTCTTGTCACCTATTACGGTCCGCGCGCATTGGCCCGGGGCTACTTCGAAGACATGGGATTCATCTGTCCCAAGGGAGCCAACATTGCCGACTTTTTGACATCGGTTACCGTGGTCACTGAACGGACTGTTGCCCCCGgcatggaagagaaggttcCCAACTCGCCCGCTGAGTTCGAGGCTCGTTACCGCCAGAGTGCAATCTACTCTCAGATGATGAACGACATCCAGCCGCCAGAGAAGTTGGTCAACGAGGATGAGAATCTGGCTCTTGCAGTGGcaatggagaagagaaagcagcATGTTCCTCGACCTCAAAGTGTCTATACGACTGGTCTGTGGGATCAGATTCTCAGCTGCACCCTTCG TCAATTCCAGATCCTGGCCGGTGACAAGCTCTCAATCGCCATCAAGGTGGTTTCTGCCATCTTGCAGGCTCTTGTTTGCGGCAGTCTGTTCTACAACCTCAAGCTCGACAGCAGTTCAATTTTCCTGCGTCCTGGtgctctcttcttccccgttCTTTACTTCCTCCTCGAGACAATGTCTGAAACAACCGGATCGTTCATGGGTCGACCTATCCTTTCCCGGCAGAAGAGGTTTGGCTTCTACCGACCGACAGCTTTTGCTATCGCCAATGCGATCACCGATATCCCTATCGTCTTGGTTCAGGTGTCTTGTTTCTCCTTGATTTTGTACTTCATGAGTGCGATGCAGATGGACGCAGGCCGCTTCTTCACGTACTGGATCATCATTATCGTACAAACGCTGTGCTTCATGCAAATGTTCCGTGCGATTGGTGCCCTGTGCAAACAGTTTGGTAATGCGTCCAAGATGACCGGGTTTCTTTCAACTGTCTTTTTCGTCTACGGAG GATATCTTATTCCTTTTGAGAAAATGCATGTCTGGTTCCGTTGGATATTTTATCTGAACCCGGGTGCATATGCTTTTGAGGCGCTAATGGCTAACGAGTTCACTGGCCTCGAACTTGACTGTGTCGAGCCTGACTATATCCCATATGGGTCGGGCTACCCCAGCGGCTCATCCCCCTACCGCGGCTGCACCGTCAAGGGCAGCAACTCGGAAGGTATTATTGATGGTGCCGCTTACATCAAAGAGCAGTACAATTACACCTATCACCATGTCTGGCGAAGCTTCGGCATTATTATTGGCTTTTGGgcattcttcatcttcctgacCGCAATTGGATTTGAATTGCGCAATAGCAGCGCCGGATCTTCTGTCCTTCTCTACAAGCGAGGTgccaagagcaagaagccaGACGAGGAGAGCAACGTCTCGGCAAAGTCTGAAGGAACTGTTCTTGCGCAGTCTGGAAAGCAGTCGACGTTTACATGGAGCAACCTTGATTACCACGTTCCTTTCCATGGCCAGAAGAAACAGTTGCTGGACCAGGTGTTTGGATATGTCAAGCCGGGTAACTTGGTAGCATTGATGGGATGCTCTGGTGCGGGAAAGACTAC ATTGCTCGATGTATTGGCTCAGCGCAAGGATAGTGGTGAGATCTACGGATCCATCCTGATCGATGGTCGGCCTCAAGGTATCAGTTTCCAGCGCACCACTGGCTACTGCGAACAGATGGATGTTCATGAAGGTACCGCGACCGTGAGAGaggccttggtcttctccgCTCTTCTCCGTCAACCTGATAGCGTACCACGCGAAGAGAAGATTGCCTATGTTGATCATATCATTGATCTTTTGGAGCTCGGCGACATCCGGGATGCCCTGATTGGAG TTCCCGGGGCTGGCTTGAGCATCGAACAGCGGAAGAGAGTGACACTGGGTGTTGAACTAGTCGCTAAGCCAacgcttcttttcttggatGAACCGACCTCCGGTCTTGATGGACAGTCTGCTTACAACATTATCCGGTTCCTGAGAAAGCTGGTCGACAGTGGTCAGGCTGTGCTG TGCACCATTCATCAGCCGTCAGCGGTCTTGTTCGATGCTTTTGACTCGCTAGTGCTGCTTGCCAAGGGCGGAAAGATGACCTACTTCGGAGAGA CTGGCGAGGAGTCTCACAAAGTGTTGGAATACTTTGCAAAGAACGGGGCACCCTGTCCCCCTGACATGAACCCCGCGGAACACATTGTGGAGGTTATTCAAGGTAATACCGAGAAGCCTATTGATTGGGTTGATGTGTGGAGCCGGTCTGAGGAGCGCGAGCGCGCTCTTGCAGAACTTGAAGCCTTGAACAAGGAGGGCCAATCACATGCCGATTATGTGGAAGACCAAAGCAACTTTGCAACCCCGGTATGGTTTCAGTTCAAGATGGTGCTGCATCGCCTCATGGTTCAGCTATGGCGGTCACCG GACTACATGTGGAACAAAATCATCCTGCACGTCTTCGCCGCGCTGTTCAGTGGATTCACCTTCTGGAAGATGGGAGATGGAACGTTTGCGCTACAACTTCGACTGTTTGctatcttcaacttcatcttcgTTGCCCCAGGATGTATCAACCAGATGCAGCCGTTCTTCCTGCACAATCGCGATATCTTTGAGACTCGAGAGAAGAAG TCCAAAACTTATCACTGGATCGCTTTCATCGGTGCTCAAGCAGTTTCGGAAATCCCCTACCTGATTATCTGCGCCACGCTCTACTTCGCATGCTGGTACTTTGTTGCCGGATTGCCCGTTGATGCGTACATCTCCGGCCACATGTACTTGCAGATGATTT TCTACGAATTCCTGTACACTTCGATCGGACAGGCTATTGCGGCCTACGCCCCCAACGAATACTTCGCCGCCATCATGaaccccatcctcatcggcgcGGGCATGATCGCTTTCTGTGGTGTCGTTGTGCCCTACGAGAGTATCACCCCATTCTGGCGGTACTGGATGTACTACCTGGACCCCTTCACCTACCTGGTGGGAGGTCTTCTGGGTGAGGTGCTTTGGGATGTCAAGGTGCAATGTGAGCCTTCGGAGTTTATTCAGTTCAACGCCCCGTCCGGACAAACGTGTGGTCAGTACATGGCCGAGTTCATCTCCGAGCAGACGGGCTACCTCCTGGACGCGAATGCCACCGACACTTGCTCGTTCTGCCAGTACTCGATGGGTTCGGACTATGCCAAGACCTTCAActtgaaggagaagtacTATTCGTGGAGAGAT ACTGGAATTACAGCGTTGTTCTGTATTACGTCGTACGGACTCGTGttcttgatgatgaagttgcGGagcaagaagacgaagagtgCACGGTCGGAGTAG
- a CDS encoding uncharacterized protein (COG:S;~EggNog:ENOG410Q1VC;~TransMembrane:6 (o28-52i59-79o91-112i124-141o161-184i204-228o)), protein MPHFTLDDAATQSPTGLTRHLNTTVEEYVFPILIALSWCNAIELVILCLNTFKRYTGTYFWSLLIASLSIIPFSLGYLLKMFGLTFTNYFLEISIVGVGWAGMVTGQSLVLWSRLHLVLHQKKLLRGLLYLIIFDGVLLHCSSEGLELAVNAMPDSQPVNVAFGIMERIQLVWFCAQELLLSGLYIRETARMLRMDSGELSRSVLVQLLLVNVVIIVLDLSVVGIQYAGFFTFQVTFKALVYSIKLKLEYVILGRLVDVAYVRSQVDTPRFRF, encoded by the coding sequence ATGCCCCATTTCACCCTTGACGACGCGGCAACCCAATCCCCCACCGGCCTAACCCGACatctcaacaccaccgtcGAAGAATATGTCTTCCCTATCCTCATCGCCCTCTCATGGTGCAATGCCATCGAGCTGGTCATCCTCTGCCTCAACACCTTCAAACGCTACACCGGCACCTACTTCTGGTCCCTCCTGatcgcctccctctccatcatccccttcAGCCTCGGCTACCTGCTCAAAATGTTCGGTCTGACTTTCACCAACTACTTCCTCGAGATCTCCATAGTCGGCGTCGGCTGGGCCGGCATGGTCACGGGACAATCCCTCGTTCTCTGGTCCCGGCTGCACCTCGTGCTACATCAGAAGAAACTCCTGCGCGGCCTCCTCTACCTGATTATCTTCGACGGGGTGCTACTACATTGCTCGAGCGAGGGGCTGGAACTGGCGGTTAATGCGATGCCGGATTCTCAGCCTGTGAATGTTGCCTTTGGGATCATGGAGCGCATACAGTTGGTATGGTTCTGTGCGCAGGAGCTGTTGCTCTCGGGGCTGTATATACGCGAGACGGCGAGGATGTTGCGCATGGATAGTGGGGAGTTGTCCAGGAGTGTATTGGTGCAGTTGTTGCTGGTGAATGTGGTGATTATTGTCTTGGATTTGTCGGTCGTGGGGATTCAGTATGCCGGGTTTTTTACGTTCCAGGTGACGTTCAAGGCTTTGGTTTATAGTATTAAGTTGAAGTTGGAGTATGTTATTTTGGGTAGGTTGGTGGATGTCGCGTATGTGAGATCGCAGGTCGATACGCCGAGGTTTAGGTTTTGA